A stretch of DNA from Takifugu flavidus isolate HTHZ2018 chromosome 13, ASM371156v2, whole genome shotgun sequence:
GGCCCCAACTGCTACTACGACAAGTCCAAGTCGTTCTTCGACAACATCTCCTGCGATGACACCAGGTGtggtctctgccccccccacagctgcccACGCTGGTGCCCACGGACAATTTatcccttttctctcttccaggaAAGCAGCCGATAAATCTGGAGGCTCCGGCTTCCCTCGGTCAGTCTCCCTCGGTCACGTGACACGTGAAGCTCAATGAATGTGAAGGTGGTTTCTTCTGGACGTTGCTGTCAGGTGATTCAGGacgctgctcctctcctcctgcagggagcGGAGGCAGACCTGGGCGGAGGAGCGGAGGATGAACGCCGAGACCTTCGGCATCCCTCTTCGCCAGGGCCGTGGGCGTGGAGGCTACCGCGGGCGTGGGGGCATGGGCTTCCGTGGTGGGCGTGGCCGTTCAGCTGGTCGCGGGTCCTTCGGGCCTCCACAGGCAGGCGGCGGCGGTTTCAGGGGAGGatacagaggaggaaaacaggccGGCCGGGAGTTCGCTGACTTATCGGCTTACAGGGTAAAACGTTGGGCAGGAAAGATGAGATGAGCCTGAGAACAGATTCAGCATTTCACTCTGTTTTCTTCCAGAAGGACAACAAAGTGTCGGCGTAGTCGGGAGCAAGACTGTACAGACGGGACTTGTTCACACTTCAAGCAGAAACACGGATCAAGTTGCTATTTTGTGGCTAAAATAATGAAGATTGTCAACTGGTTGTATATTTGTCACCAGCACTGGGTCGACTCCTCGGCACAGCGGAGCGACGGGGTgaagagctgcagatgttccgCTCCAGATGGGCTCCTCTGTGTTCCATGAATGatctcccttctcctccacctccgttTGAGATTTCCTTAGTTGTGGAGAGCCGTGCACCCCCACGTGGAGCTCTCTGATATAGCTTTATTTAGGGTGTCTGTTGGGTTGCTGCTGCGGCCCGGCGCCGGCACCGACCCGCTCCCTCCGCTCACTCGCCTCTTTCTATCACCACTTTTCTACTGTAACCACAGACGCTTcctgctgttagctgctgtcCCGTCTCCTCAGAACGTCTCACTTTACTTTCCTGTTGCCCTTTTCTTTCTTAACTGTAGCAGAGGGTTTTTCTTCCACTACTTGTGACATGTTGGCGTTAGCGTAGCAAGCTGGTGGTCGGCGTGCACCCAGGCATCGGCTTCGTGGTCATTTTACTCCTCTTCTTGGGTAGTTTGGTGGGGGACAGACTTGGTTCATAGGtcacatttattttgtgtttcccCACTTTGTCCTTCAAGAGAAACTGGCACTTTACGGATGCTGCGGTTTAATCATGTCATCGATGCGCCCGAAACGCCCCAAAATGCTAAAGGAAGTGAAACGTGCACAGTTACATTTCACTCaaacgtgtgtgtttggaaaagCAGCTGGCCCTGAATCCTAATATCCTCTCTCCATCAGAAGGGACCTGAGCTGTGGAGCTGACCTGGTTAACCAGGACTAGTTTTAAACAATCGGCAGAAAACGCAGCACATTCATAATCTGGGTGGAACCTTTGGCGTCTCCCTGCCCTTCAGACGTTCATCAGTGTTTAACGAAGCCTTTTGTGAGCTGCTTTCACACTaatctgtccacacacacacactcactctcacacacacacacaagaaattCTCACCACGTTTCCGGCTCAgtagaggaagtgatgtcaggaACAGCGTTCCCATCAAGGAGCCAGCAGGCGGCGTGTAGCAGCGTAGTGTTCTGAACCGTTAGACGGTCTGTccatcagacccccccccccccacacacacacacacacacacacacacacacacactggttagCAGTGGTGATGGGTTTGAGGATGTTTTAGACACCCCAGGAAAAGCTTAAATTTCAACGACCAGATTTCTGTTGTCCTGATTCTGCAAAATTTGGAGCCCAAAGTTAAAACTGTGGGACTGTGTCATGCAAACCCGAACCCTTTAATGTCCTTAATCGTGCTCAGGAAATCCAGAAaagtcttttctctttttcctccctgtgCTCTGCCTTAATGCTGTAGGTTAGCCACTAGCATCGCCGCACTGGGACCCTTTGTACTGCACATGGTGGCTGCATTAAGGCACAAGCAGCTGTTGGATCCATGCCAGAGCCCGTTATCAAGCCTTTAGATATGAAACCATCCTGTTTCAGACACTGGGCTTCACATTTGAAACAAGATTAGAGAACTGGCTTTAAAAGTGAAGTTACGCTTTGATTGCTTTGCTTCTGTTGATGTTTGCATTCTGTCAGAGCTTCAGACCTGTTGATGTTCCTCAGCTAATTTGGTGATTTGGTTTTATCAAAGAAATTTCAGGGTGGGAATGATACTATAGTGGTGGTTCTTGATTCTGAAGGTGTGACGACGGCATTAATATGTATTAAAAATCCCAAGTTGTCAAATCCGATGTCACAAATTCTTGTTCTTGGTTCTCAGTGTGACCAGAATTTTAATTGACACAAAGTGCACAAATGAAGCAACAATAAATGAGGATGGAGACCAGCCCATCAGTTGCTGTACTTTAATTGAAATAGTGACGATAAATCGGGGTCCAGTCTGAGTCGAGAACACCTGTGGAGGGAGCCCCAAACGGGGGTCGGGGACCGAGTTGGGCGGAAGGCCTGCATGGTGTCCTGTGGGCCTGAGAAGACTGGAGCTTTTATTAAGAGCAAATCAATAAACTTGTTCATTTATCTGTAGTCGACTCTGTTTTATAGAAACTGAGATTCCACTTTCTGATCTGATTATATGGTGTGATTTCAATGTTATATTGTTTAAGGTGTACattctatatttatatgtattCACATTATAATGTATTTATCTCAAAGTTCTGAAATCCAAAGCCACAGGACGGAATATTCCCGTATTTATTCACGTGTATGAATCGGCATATGCTGCTTACGTAACCGCCCTCCATCTTTTTGGCCCTCGTTGTTTTCCGTACATCGCATCGCGTGCACTGTCACCGTGGGCGTGGTCTCGATAGGCGTGGTTTAATCCTCGACAGCCATTGGTTGGGTCCTTCacagcccctccctccctcctcctgtgtcTATATGACCCAACATCAGACGGAGGCCAGTCGAGCACCGCGCTGCTGCCGGACCAGAACTCCCCGGAACCACCACCATCATGGCGCTGAGTAACGACCCCGAATACAGGAAGCTGAAGCAGTGGTACAAAGCCAACGCCGGCAGCCTCAACATGAGGGATATGTTCGCCGCCGAACCGGACAGGTTCAGCAGATTCAGGTGGGAGGAGACGCTCTTTACATCCGTGTGACAGCGGCCATGAGgcggatggtggtggtggggggggacgggAGGTGGGCGTGATGCTCCCCGAGTTCACGCTCGTGTGTTTAGACAGCCACGCTTCATAAAGTACAGCAGTGGTACCTGTCGGTAATCAACTTAATCAGGTTTAGCCCCCGCGTCCCTCCGCCACCAACGATTTCCTACGGTGAAGTTCCAAGGTCATGGTTTCATAACCCGACTTCTCCCTTTGCGTTTCCTGTTGGGACACCTTCTGGTCGTGCGCCGGAGGACACGCGTCGACATGTCGGACGAACTCTTGCACACTTTTGAATAAAGTGTTTCACACAAGCGACAGCTGACACTAGCTAGGGTGCTAACGTCGCGGCCTCCATTATCGGACAGAGtttgttgctaatgctaatccgtGTAACAGGTTAGCGTTTTAGAGCGTCCAGGATTTCAACCTAAACTCGCACATTTGTCATGTCTGTAGATCGCGCGTGCTTATATGCTACAAATGCTGTGAAACTACCGTAAATGCTCCCTGACTATTATATACTGAATGTATGAATCAGTTCCGGTCTATTGAGCCCCgcagaggaggaaaacctgTTGACCGCTGCTCTGCGGCCAGAAATGAGCAGCTTCCCCCTCTGTGGTCACGTTTGAGCGGAGATACTGTAGAGGGTTGAATCGGCAGCATCCCGCTGGTCCTGCGGCTCCAGGTCGGAAGCTGCATGTGTACGTGCTGCCCGAcacatctcccccccccccccccccccccggcgggCTGCGATCAGCAGGGAAGCGGGCAAGAGGGGCTGGACACAGGGCTCCTGCTGTGTTAGTTGTGCTCAGTCACTCGCAGCTGGACCTGGTGAAGCCACCAACTCACCATGACCGGGATGACCGGGTGGTTGTTAGCGGGTCAGTGTTGCACGATGGTCTGGAGATGACTGATGtgaacatgctgctgctggatccaGGTTTACGGAGCCGCTTCATGAAGCTGAAACGATTCGTCTGGTTCTGAATGAACGTTTTGTCCCTCTTGTCTCTGGACAGCACGACTCTGCAGACGGAGGAAGGAGACATCCTCCTGGACTTCTCCAAGAATCTCATCAACCAGGAAGTGCTGgacatgctgctgcttttggtaacacacacacacacacacacacacacacacacacacacacagaggtgctCCAGGTCCAACCTGTTGGGCTCAGGGAGTCTGTTCAATGTTGAACTAAGCTTTGTTTGAGTGTTAGTCCAGAAAGCCACATTCTTCTCAGGTGCTCTTGAGCAATGTGGCGCCATGTTGGGCCGTTCTCCTGCCTCTGGTCCCGTTGGGTCTCATTCCACCACTGGTGGCTGATAAATTCTAACCTGGAACATTTCAACATTCTCTGAAAGCCGGAGGTGTGAAATCCTGCTTtgttctgcagagctgtgtTGGCCAACAGCTGTTTGCAGACGggcgtgtgtgcacgtctgggttagggttcgatATAATAGAAGTAACCTAAAGGGGTGATGTTCCAGGCCCGCTcgaggggggtggaggaggctcGCCAGAAGATGTTCTCTGGAGAGAAGATCAACTTCACAGAGGTAACGACAACACGTCTGGTGCGTCGGTGATGCTGCATGTTTAGGTTCAGAGAATATTCCTCATGTTTATtctggtgcgtgcgtgcgtacgtgcgtgcgtacgtgcgtggtTTCAGGGCCGTGCTGTGCTCCACGTTGCCCTGAGGAATCGTTCCAACGAGCCCATCTGCGTGGACGGGACCGACGTGATGCCTGAGGTGAACCGCGtgctggagaagatgaagacctTCTGCCACGTACGTACACGCAGCCGCCGTCACGTCCGCCGTCGCCACAGAGACGAACGCGTCTgaggctcctcccccttcacAGAGGGTGCGGAGCGGCGAGTGGAAGGGCTTCAGTGGGAAGAGCATCACCGACGTGGTCAACATCGGGATCGGCGGCTCCGACCTGGTGAGCCACGGCCTCCGTCTCCCCCGGTGGCGTGGGCCGCCCCGTGATGGCTGACGGTatcgtgttgccttcagggtCCTCTGATGGTGACGGAGGCTCTGAAGCCGTACTCCGCAGGGGGCCCGAATGTTTGGTTTGTCTCCAACATCGATGGCACCCACATGGCCAAGACTCTGGCCAAGCTGGACGCAGAGACCACGCTGTTCATCATTGCTTCTAAGGTGTGTTCtcgcacacagacgcacacacacactcgcacacacacactctcacacagacgcacacactcgcgcgcacacacacacactcacacacacacacacacactcacacacctcctgATGACGGCGGCTTGACTCCTTTTGTCTTCAACCTTTTCTCAGACGTTCACCACCCAGGAGACCATCACCAACGCCGAGTCAGCCAAAGACTGGTTCCTCCAGACCGCCCCTGACGTGAGTCCCTCGCTCTGGTCAGGGATCCGCTCTGGTCAGAGGGATCCGCTCTGGTCAGAGGGATCCGCTCTGGTCAGCTGATGGATCACGCCACACGTCTCCTCACGTTCTCCTCTCGTTGCAGAAATCCGCTGTGGCCAAGCATTTTGTGGCTCTGTCCACCAACTCGGTAAATCTTGTTGCTCTGCAGCTGACGGACGCTGTTTCTGTCCAGTGACGCACACGCacttgcacgcacacacgtgaccagcagatggcgctgttGTGGAGGCATCTTAGCGCTGTTCATTACGATCTCTGGGCTTTTAAAGCTCATTCATTCACCAGTTTTGACTTTTCTCTCGTTCCTCGCAGGCCAAAGTGAGGGATTTTGGCATTGACACGGAGAACATGTTTGAGTTCTGGGATGTAAGTTGTGGTCTTGTTGCTACGCCGATGCACACGCATGATGTCATGCATCAGAAATGATGCATGTCGAGTTGATTGGTCGTAATCTGAACAAACGTCCGAGCTGTTGCCgactgcgctctgattggccgaCTGACTGTGATGTCATGTTTGCTCGTCCTCAGTGGGTCGGAGGTCGTTACTCGCTCTGGTCGGCCATCGGTCTGTCCATCGCTCTGCACGTAGGTATGTGTATCTTGAAGgtggctgacctttgaccttatctgacctttgaccccgccgCTCAGGCACTCGAGCGACGAGTGATCAGTTCTAAATTAAAACGTTGCATTTTCTTCATTGTTCAGTATTGCTGTGCTAATATTGGCAAAtcttcattttctgtgtttttaggcTTCGAGCACTTCGAGCAGCTTCTGTCGGGGGCTCACTGGATGGTACGCTTTGCTCATGGGTTTATTGTTCGGGGTTGTGGGTGTGAAACCTGCTGACCTGGGCTCTgctctgcaggacaaacacttCCGCAGCGCTCCTCTGGAGAGCAACGCGCCCGTCCTGCTGGCCCTTCTGGGCGTCTGGTACATCAACTTCTTCCAGGCGGAGACCCAGGCCCTGCTGCCCTACGACCAGTACATGCACCGCTTCGCCGCGTACTTCCAGCAGGTCAGAGGCCCACGAGTCTTCACTGAGCTTCTTCAGATGGTTCCGAGTGCTAACAGCCCGTAACCGAGTTTTTTTCTGTGGTCGTCAGGGCGACATGGAGTCCAACGGGAAGTACATCACCAAAGATGGCGTCCGTGTCCAGTACCACACCGGGCCGATCGTGTGGGGCGAGCCTGGGACCAACGGCCAGCACGCCTTCTACCAGCTCATCCACCAAGGTGACGCCTCCCGCCTCCGGCCTGCTGTCCTGGGGAATTTAACCGGTCTGACCGCATTTCTCCACAGGAACTCGGATGATTCCTGCAGACTTCCTCATTCCTGCTCAGTCTCAGCATCCAATCAGAAACAATCTCCATCACAAGGTAATCGGGCGCCAGGGCCCCCGTttctccctcctgcagcagaataACCACAGAAGTCTGTTTTAGATCCTGGTTGCAAACTTCCTGGCTCAGACTGAAGCGCTGATGAAAGGAAAGACCCCAGACGAGGCGCGTAAGGAGCTGGACGCCGCCGGCATGAAGGCCGACGCCATTGAAAAGCTGCTGCCACACAAAGTAAATGCGTCGCCCACTAACCCTAAATCAAATCTGGATTTGTTGCCCAGAGATTAGGGGACGCTGTTGTTGCTATAGTAACCAATGTCGGCACTTGGATTAGTTAGAAATGTGACGCAAGTTTCCATCTTGTGTTCAAAGGTCTTTGAAGGAAACAAGCCGAGCAACTCCATCGTTTTTAAGAAGCTCAGCCCGTTTACCCTGGGAGCTCTGATTGGTGAGTAGTGGTGCAGTACTGCGTGGGTACCGCCCGGGGGCGCTGTCGGGCCGCCTGAGCGGTCCTGCCCTGCAgttccctcctgctcctccatatTTCAACCATCATTTAGGAATAAACTCAGCCAGGAGTTCTGACCCACAGGCTCCAGATTAACTGGTTTAATTCGATCAGGTCAGGTTAAAACGACTGAACGAGACATTAACTATTATTGTGCTACAGTTAACTTCATCTTTTATTCAAATATTTGATGATTGTCAAGCTGATTCACGTTGTTTTTGGTTTCCAGCCATGTACGAGCACAAGATCTTTGTGCAGGGGGTCATCTGGGACATCAACAGCTACGACCAGTGGGGGTGAGTGACCGCCGCCCACCCTGGGGGGTGTCGGGCGATGACGCTCCgctaacttcctgtttcctcccgACAGCGTTGAACTGGGGAAGCAGTTGGCCAAGAGGATCGAGCCGGAGCTGCAGGACGACTCTGCCGTCAGCTCTCACGACTCCTCCACCAACGGACTCATCAACTTCCTGAAGAAGAACTTTGTGTGATCCCTCCTCGCCGACTGGCTCCTCCCACGTTCTGTCATTGGCTGGAATCTTGTGTCCTGTTTTCCGCACGAATGAGCATTTTGTCCACCGAAACCACGCGTGTTTGACTTGAACCTGTGTCAGCTGCTTCCGTCTGAGAGGACGCACATCCATGCAACAGTAACTGTAGACCaccattttcaaaataaaagtcctgtTTGTCACCGACCTTTTGGCCCCTTTTTGAACGAATCCTATTTAAAATTGAGTCACTTCTTCTTGCTCTGCTCGGCtctgaggctccgcccacttccgTATGCGGCCCACGCCCCTTAAATGCAGCAGGTGAAGCTCATTTCGAACCCacgtgcatgatgggaaatctgATACCTGGAGAGACGTTCGCACAGGCGGGTCAGTGCGGAACCTCTGAGACTCAAATGTGAGGCGGTCACCAGAAatcacctggagcagcaggtcgATAAATGACCACAGGAAGTCCAACGACCTTTGTGGTCATGTGATTAAACTGTCTTGGACTGGCGGCTGGTGATCCAGTTGATTTCCTGCTCATGGGTGCTGGCCGGCGCCCCAGAGCTGAAGCTTCTCTGTGGTCATGGCGTGTTCTCCCTGTTCCTTAAACACTCGACTGGCTGGTGTCACTTTGACCTGAAAGGGTTCTAGTTTTGTCTGCTGAGCAAACATGCAGATGTggcaacagaagaagaaaaactggTGAGTCGGGAAACATTTTGCACTTTGAATATCTGATCATGAACCTGGGTGGAGCCCGATGTTCTGGTCGGCCTGAGGAACCGTTGAACAGGTTTGGTGAGCAGgtgaagcagcaggtgaagcaCACTGGTCTGAAGATGGACGGCAGGATGGCGTTCTGCGGGGCTGCGTGGGCGCTCTTCGGCGCCACTCTGCTGTGGAAGCTCAAGCGCCGCTGCAGTCGTGGGTTCTGCGCCGCCGCCTTCGTGGCCTCGCTgcattttctccttcctccGATTGTCCACGAGGTTCTTCTGCTCGTCTGCAGCTCCGTCCTGGTCGGGGTCGCCCACAGGAGATGTGAACTGCTGCCCGTGGAGAACAGAGCGGTGCTGGTGACAGGTGAGGCACggcccacaggtgagccacggcccacaggtgagccacggcccacaggtgagcaacggcccacaggtgagccacggcccacaggtgaggcacggcccacaggtgagccacggcccacaggtgaggcacggcccacaggtgagccacggcccacaggtgaggcacggcccacaggtgagccacggcccacaggtgaggcacggcccacaggtgagccacggcccacaggtgaggcacggcccacaggtgaggcacggcccacaggtgaggcacggcccacaggtgaggcacggcccacaggtgagccacggcccacaggtgagccacgGCCCACAGTGAGCAACggcccacaggtgagccacgGCCCACAGGTGAGGCACGGCCCACAGGTGAGGCACGGCCCAcagtgcagcagcaccaggtCGGGCCCGCTGTGGGCTGCTGTTTTGTGTAGGAAGGTTCTGAGCGTGTGGGGGCAGGTTCCAGGTCCAGTGTTCTCTGCTGAGTCACCTGTCTGCACCAAGGTTGTGATTCTGGCTTTGGGCACGAGCTGGCGAGGCGGCTCAGTCAGGTGGGGGTCCTGGTGTTCGCTGGTGTGCTGGATGCTAACGGAGCCGGAGCTCAGAGGCTCAGAGCAGGAACGTCTGAAAAGCTGCAGGTTTTGCAGCTCGACGTGACCGACGACAGGCAGATCGAGGCAGCCCACCGCTACATCTGCACGCAGGTGAACGACACAGGTGAGCCGGCCCTCGGAGGTGGCCTGGCCTCGGGGTGTCCCGGCCTCGGGTGTCCCGGCCTCGGGTGTCCCGCTCTGACCGGCCTGTCGCTGCAGGTCTGTGGGGGTTGGTCAACAACGCAGGGATCCTTCAGTACCCCGTGGATGCCGAGATCCAGCCAATGAAAACATTGCTGGACTACCTGGACGTGAACTTCCTCGGAGCTGTGAAGATGTCTCAGGCGTTCCTCCCGCTGCTGAGGAGGTCCAGAGGACGCATCATCAACATGTCCAGCTTGGCAGGTCTGCAGATCCACAACATGGCCGCCTCTGCTGTCTAAAGCTGAAgcgttcttcctcctgcaggggcGGTTCCAGTGCCGCTGTTCGCTGCTTACGGAGCCTCCAAGGCAGCGTTGGCCATTTACTCAGAGGTGATGAGGCTGGAGCTGTCGGCCTGGGGAGTCCGAGTGTCCTTAGTCCAACCTTCAGGCTTCCGAACGAGTACGTTAGTTGGC
This window harbors:
- the gpia gene encoding glucose-6-phosphate isomerase a, which encodes MALSNDPEYRKLKQWYKANAGSLNMRDMFAAEPDRFSRFSTTLQTEEGDILLDFSKNLINQEVLDMLLLLARSRGVEEARQKMFSGEKINFTEGRAVLHVALRNRSNEPICVDGTDVMPEVNRVLEKMKTFCHRVRSGEWKGFSGKSITDVVNIGIGGSDLGPLMVTEALKPYSAGGPNVWFVSNIDGTHMAKTLAKLDAETTLFIIASKTFTTQETITNAESAKDWFLQTAPDKSAVAKHFVALSTNSAKVRDFGIDTENMFEFWDWVGGRYSLWSAIGLSIALHVGFEHFEQLLSGAHWMDKHFRSAPLESNAPVLLALLGVWYINFFQAETQALLPYDQYMHRFAAYFQQGDMESNGKYITKDGVRVQYHTGPIVWGEPGTNGQHAFYQLIHQGTRMIPADFLIPAQSQHPIRNNLHHKILVANFLAQTEALMKGKTPDEARKELDAAGMKADAIEKLLPHKVFEGNKPSNSIVFKKLSPFTLGALIAMYEHKIFVQGVIWDINSYDQWGVELGKQLAKRIEPELQDDSAVSSHDSSTNGLINFLKKNFV
- the hsd17b2 gene encoding estradiol 17-beta-dehydrogenase 2 — encoded protein: MDGRMAFCGAAWALFGATLLWKLKRRCSRGFCAAAFVASLHFLLPPIVHEVLLLVCSSVLVGVAHRRCELLPVENRAVLVTGCDSGFGHELARRLSQVGVLVFAGVLDANGAGAQRLRAGTSEKLQVLQLDVTDDRQIEAAHRYICTQVNDTGLWGLVNNAGILQYPVDAEIQPMKTLLDYLDVNFLGAVKMSQAFLPLLRRSRGRIINMSSLAGAVPVPLFAAYGASKAALAIYSEVMRLELSAWGVRVSLVQPSGFRTNIFGASDDISRHGDQLLATVSSEVREDYGHAYISSLPGVLIRMSQQSAADLSPVVDAMYHALLSRRPAPLYTPGQMAWLLPFLRRCCPSAVFDSITMKLLNLADHQPAGIQS